One Ranitomeya variabilis isolate aRanVar5 chromosome 4, aRanVar5.hap1, whole genome shotgun sequence genomic window, agtgcggccgcgaattggcgcaggatttgaaccacgcttcgctaattggtcgcggccggctgaatcctgtgtattcaatgtattattctaaaatcttcataaataaactatatacatattctagaatacctgatgcgttagaatcgggctaccatctagtatcttataaatgtgcccctgctgtgtactgtgtaatgtctgtgtctcaccgtacagggacatggtctgatcataccacagctcctgggcaggggaggaagcaaaagactaaacagacaggacagcacgggatcacagaccttttttttttttattgaggaaaaacaTTACTTAAAACACAGGAAGTGAAAGGTTTTGCCTCACAGAAAGTAGCAGCTACAAtaccgtgctgtaatgtctgtacacttttctgcttcctctctgcccaggagctgtggtatgatcagaccatgttcctgtacggtcagacacggccattacacagcacgGGCACAtgtgtaagattatctcagcacaggaacattgttgtttaacatccaattgtggaaattattatcatTCAAAGATCTATAAATTAAAATGcgctttgtgggaaaacccctttaaaatctcTGCACCTAGAATTAACTGTATAAGACAAACCTGTAGTTTTTTTTCATGTAGTATAATATTATGGCATtcggtattgaaaaaaaaaaaaaaaaaagctttacaaCAAACCTCTACATTAATAGTTCTGCCAGGGACATGTCTTCTGTTCGTTATTGCACTTACCTCTTACCATCTTCTAGTAATGTAGATTGACTGATAATCGTTACTTGCTCTAAAACAGAAGCTGGAAGCAACAATGAGGAGTTAATATATCGAATGTGtcgttatcaacattatcaatcagtcAATAATACCAGTCACTCTGCTCCTTGTTGTCTGTTACTTTCTAGAATTTGCTATATAATGTAATTTAGTCATCTATATAACAATGTAAAATCTGCGTCTGACTCGTTAAATATAATGCTAATTTAGGTCATCAGACTTCATTCATAGTAACATATTAGTGACTGTAATACAGATGGGCCCGCGTCACGATGGTCCGATTTGAGGCCTAACACTAATGCTAGACATTTTGCTTGAAAACATTGAATAGAGTGGTAGTAACGTTTTACATCCCTAGATTTCGGGCAATATTCACCCTACACAATTTACACCACCCTAAGGTACGATTTTATATGTTTGAGAGTAAGTATTAAAAAGTTAAGGCGATAAACATAGGAAAACTTCACCTGTAGATGTCACCTGTCCAGGTGTCAGCAGTGGTCGGACTGTACTTGACCATAGATGTGCTGGCCTCTCCCTACAACTTTGACATTCTCTCTCTTGTAGGAGCTTCTTATATTCACTCCAGTTTCTGCACTTCCTTATTTTAGGGTCAGCATTGATGCCGATTTTGTACTTCCGTTCCCAGTCCAACTGATCTTGTTCTTTTCTGGAAAACTTTTCTGCACGCAAGTTTAGTTTCCCTAACCAAGGAGATATATTCACTTGGCGGCCAACCACATTTTCGGGAAGAAAGGCAGGCTCAGGATCTGGCAGCTGAACGTACGGCTGATCATGTGCACAGTTAGGAAAGCAGAATTTTGAGAAATCCCATCTGTATTTCTCTTTTGATTTGACAATAGCCGATTCTTCAAGGTCATGAGCAGTTTCGTTGCTTTCCAGTCGACTGTTATTATTTCTGGCTTCATCATCAATGTTCATGTTTTTTACTATGGTGGGAAAAAATGCTATTGGTTCTGGAGTAAAGGAATCAACTTTTCCAGGGCAATGACTAATCCGTGGTTTTGAAGACCTATTTTCTTCTCTGCTATTGCTTCCTGATGTCTCCAACTCATCTTGAGTTCCTAAACTGCAAATtgtacacaaaaaaaacaaaacaagaaacacACAAACAAAAATCAGGTTATTTTGCCTCTAATCAACCACTCCTTTATCTGTATGTTTTCTGAGTTTGTGGCCTGTACAGCCTTGCTATGCTGCAAGAAATAAGAAGCTTGGGTCTGACTACAGATGTGGCTGCTGGACCAGGGTCCCGAGAATCTTTTTGCTCAAAGCTATTAAAGGGATTTTTAGGTCACTACAACTGCTAAACCGCACTAAAGTGATCAACAATAAAGGAACCACGTCGCTCCAGGCACCACAACTTTCATTCAATGAGTGGTCAAAGTAGGGATCACAAAGAGTGACTACACTGCTAATCTTGTGAATGGAGGTGTTACATAATGCAAGCAGATAATTATTGAACGTCATTGAATTCCAAAACATTATTCCCAATCCAACTCAATTACTGTACTGTATGAGACATGGATCATTACCCTGTTCTTGAACTCCTCTTACGCTTCCTATTCGATACCGACGGGATCTCCAAATTTATCTGTCTTTCATAAGGCAACTGAAttgagctataaaaaaaaaaaaaaaaaagagagagaaagcaGAGAAATTAATATGTGTCAGTGGAAGGACATCAGATTCCAGAATATCACTCACAGTGATACAGCAATAttagtaaggctacattcacacatacatgaaattCAGATCATGGATAAAtcataattaccatatatacttgtgtaatagctgagattttcagcactttttttgtgctgaaaacaccccccctcggcttatacaagagtcattgtccagaaagccagtgGGAGTGGCGGAGCAGCAGCaggcggctgtaactgtgcagctgctaaagagaaataatattcatttctcttattgcgcacagtgacagctgccggcttccagaagacatcatactcgccCTTGCTGCATCTCATTggttctggcgccagcagctcttcctgccgagtgatcacgtggccccgctcattaaggtaatgaatatgcacgcctctccactcccattggcgtggagagcatattcattaccttaatgagcggtgccacatgatcgctcagcacaggaagagctgcaagcGCCAgaaccaacgagatgctgcgacgGCGCAGAGGAGGGCGAGTataatgttttttggttttttttggaataggaagcatgcataccgCGACTTGGGAGCCAATTCATATGACGGGACcaggggagcaatgcatacaacgatgggaggggggggcatgcataccaggacagggcagggaagagccacacataccaggacaggacagggaagagccacacataccaggacaggacagggaagagccacacataccaggacagggaagagccacacataccaggacaggacagggaagagccacacataccaggacaggacagggaagagccacacataccaggacaggacagggaagagccacacataccaggacaggacagggaagagccacacataccaggacaggacagggaagagccacacataccaggacaggacagggaagagccacacataccaggacaggacaggggggagccacacataccaggacaggacaggggggagccacacataccaggacaggacaggggggagccacacataccaggacagggggagccacacataccaggacagggggagccacacatactaggacaggacagggaagagccacacataccaggacaggacagggaagagccacacataccaggaaaggggggagccacacataccaggacaggacaggggggagccacacataccaggacaggacagagccacacataccaggacaggacagggaagagccacacataccaggacaggacagggaagagccacacataccaggacaggacagggaagagccacacataccaggacaggacagggaagagccacacataccaggacaggacaggggggagccacacataccaggacaggacaggggggagccacacataccaggacaggacaggggggagccacacataccaggacaggggggagccacgcatactagGACAGGACAGGgaagagccacacataccaggacaggacaggggggagccacacataccaggaaaggggggagccacacataccaggacaggacaggggggagccacacataccaggacaggacaggggggagccacacataccaggacaggacaggggggagccacacataccaggacagggggagccacacatactaggacaggacaggggggagccacacataccaggacaggtcaGGGGGaaggccacacataccaggacaggacaggggggggggggggggagccacacataccaggacaggtcaGGGGGaaggccacacataccaggacaggacagggggggagccacacataccaggacaggacaggggggggagccacacataccaggacagggggggagccacacataccaggacaggacagggggggagccacacataccaggacaggggggggggcacacataccaggacaggacaggggggagAGCCAcaaataccaggacaggacagggggggggagccacatatcaggacagggatgaggggacaatacataccatgtttatactcgagtcaataagctcacccagttttccgtggcataaTTAGGTGCTCATCAAAGAAAAAGTCTTGTACATTAGCAAGATGACAGAGGTCCTAAAGAACAGGTCTTGTTCTGGCAAAACCAACTTGCCCATGTATCAAGTGCATTAAGATGAAGGGGCTGTTCAGAGCtaacttaaggggaacctgtcagcaggactgtgcacagtaacctgcagtgtcaggtcagcgccgttattctGAATAAAATGatcccttgggtgatgaaatccttcttgtaattgttgtttaatcattattttcagttttgcgttaatATGTTCGCGGTCCGGGgcggcctatgggggggtctgcatgtggtgctctgcttacatatttatcagtatggcttctgactggtcagtgatccctcagtgacctgaccCTTATTTTGCATACTGAATATTCTATATATTGAAAATAAAATGCCTTGAGCAGGCAGTGGCGCCTGCAACGCAGCATGATCCGCATGTAAAATGTGTATATAATTTAGTTAATTGATGCTATACAgaaattaattgaaaaaaaaaaaaggattctccaagatgctactgcgcaggcgccagtggCGCCATCATTGAggcagcaattttttttctcttcctttatgaatttctttatacctaatcagagcaccacatgaagatccccacaggccaccccagagcacgagcatatcattagctcacaactgaaaataaggattaaacaacaagcataagacggatttcatcagcccagatatcattataatcagtagaacggcgccgacctgacactgtctgtaggttactgtgcacaatcctgctgacaggttccctttaaacattgcaggtagaagaagcccacgcgaaacgcgcgttggggctgctacCTAGGACGCACCTGAAAGATACCCATGAAAGTAAGTTCAGCggtccttaaagggatattcccttaTATTTTGTAGTATGTCTGGCAGGTTAGAATGAGGGTTGATGGAACATCTCATACCTGCTGCTTATATTGCTGATTAAACACACATATTTGTCCCTATATTATAAAACGTATTGGATTTGCACTATGGTAACAGGGTATATGGACTATGCTTTTGTGGTCTGCTGACTAGCCCTTTCAGTTACTACAGTGGTGGTGCTCTCCCACACATAAGATTGTGTCTGTGCCTTGTTCATGTCTGTCCTTACATAGGTTATTATTATCCATTTATtagtaaaatatttattttattgatCTTGGTTTGGACTTGTACTCCTTTTTCTGTGTAGGATTCAGTGCTGCTCTTGATGTTGCAATTTTAAAGATCTTCCAAGATTACATGCATGATCAGCAGATTTAGTGCAACCTGTCTTACTCCTTGAAATACCGAAATAACGTTCTCACAAGAATCATGCACCGGTCATCTCCTGATGCAGAAGTGTGCTGCTGCACCAGTctatttaggccacattcacacattcagtatttgtaagtcagaaccaggagtgggtgataagtacaggagtggtgacgtgtttctaccgtattatacttttcctctgactgtcccactcctggttttggcatcaaaatactgaccaaatactgaaggtgtgaacgtggccttatagtgaTTTTCCAGAAAGAGAAAGCTATCACTTATCTACAGTATATGTCTCCGAGATCACTAAAATGGGCAATTTGAATCTAGCGGGAATGCTCTATGGGACTGCTAGAGATAGCCATGCGCTGTATTTAGCCATCACCTGAATGAAGTGGTGCACACATTCTCAACGGTTGTCTATGCCTGATTAAATCCAAAATAGGCAACTCAATGACTGTTTAGCAATAACTATTTGTTACCTAATACATGAATGACTAGCATATGCATtcattaccatcttttcagttagccattaaaaaggtatcaaccactgaaaactctcaaatctaaatatttttccatctactggctaacacggtaccaagatatatatctttcctgtagtaTAGGCAAAAATGTAAAATTTAAATGCAAACTGCAAGCAAGTCAATAGATGCAAAGACGATTCCCTCCGAAATACATTAGCTTTATAGCAACCCAAACATTCGCTCAAGCAGAATGAATGCAGGCCGAAAAGTGTCAAAAACCAACAAAAATAGTTAAGGTTAACCAGAGAAACTTCAATAAAAGCCAAGTGTTCGCACCTTGGATCAAAACGGGTGACAATGTAGCCCAGTCTTTTCAAGTGGCTATACACCTGTATAAAAAGCCAGAAAGAAAGAAATATTAACTAGTAGAGAAGCAGACTACCGCTATGGATGcattcacattgtgtttgcagtgtACGTCAGAGAACTTCCCAGTGTCTGCCTCCGACAGCTGCCTGCAATCACTGTACAGGTAAATGGTAGATGTAGCCCATGGGCCGCCATGTTACTGTACTCAAGGCTAAAATAAAGCCTGACAGATACCAGCAGAACACCCTTTTGGCCTTCATCTGAAGACTTGGGCTCTACCGATCTGTTCTACATGTAGTCGTGGAGTGCTCAATACATCAACTACACACGTCAACTGCAATATGAACACATCCGTAGTGATAAAAAATAAGAATGCCGATTGTACCTGATAGTGTAGCAGACTGACCGGCCCACGTGAGAGCAGTCTCTCGTAAGCCTCCTGGACAGACAGTGGACGTTCTCTGTAAAACAGCTGAATCGTTCCCTAAACAGAGAAACCATTAGCATTTATAGGACAAGTGCACACTACCGTATTTTTGGTACAAGTTCTGCCCGTGAAAAGGTGACAGAACTCGGAAAGCACTCAGACCAGATTCAATGTCACAGCGAAGATGAGCAATTTTTATTTTTCACCAACCGAGTCTGTGTTGGATGAGAAtcacccattcatgtctatgggtataAAACATATATTGGATTCCATACAGAGCCACTATATCGCATCCAATTTTTATTGATACTTGGAAACGGTTTTTAGTCTTGTACATATTAAATAACTGCTACTGTATAAAAACTGATTGGACACAGATGGAAAAAAACTGTTTTTATATTCATGTGAACTTAAAGGGGtaatctcatctccaagatcctatcccaatatatagtagatgtaataatattagcaaataccatcaactagaaatttagtatagttcttcagattcgctgtcacttaccccatgtaggGCATtgcagcttaggtatccatgtttaTGACCACTTCGGGGTAGTTAAACAGCACtgcgtggtcgtaaccatggatacctaggtTACTGCAATGCCCTATATGAGGTAAGCGACAtagtaaatcagaagaactatgctacatttctaattggaggtatttactaaaattgtgattattacacctactacatattgggataggatcttggagacgcGAACTCCCCTTTAATGGTTAATAAGGCACAGAAGTTATATTATAGACTACAAACAAATAAGGTGTGAGACATGAACATACTGTAAGAATGTCAAAGATACGAGCAATGGTGCCAAATTGATCATCAAGGTATACATGCATTATATGCTCAAT contains:
- the TSEN54 gene encoding tRNA-splicing endonuclease subunit Sen54 isoform X1; translation: MLSPAELFEVRSREQSLPQRSHGQKDFLPDGSQIQNEKLQICRAEQWELLGEERVERLGSLGRGVWKPEEELVELTIPAGKFWQTMGFAEGGRQCLLPEEAVYLLECGTIQLFYRERPLSVQEAYERLLSRGPVSLLHYQVYSHLKRLGYIVTRFDPSSIQLPYERQINLEIPSVSNRKRKRSSRTGLGTQDELETSGSNSREENRSSKPRISHCPGKVDSFTPEPIAFFPTIVKNMNIDDEARNNNSRLESNETAHDLEESAIVKSKEKYRWDFSKFCFPNCAHDQPYVQLPDPEPAFLPENVVGRQVNISPWLGKLNLRAEKFSRKEQDQLDWERKYKIGINADPKIRKCRNWSEYKKLLQERECQSCRERPAHLWSSTVRPLLTPGQVTSTASVLEQVTIISQSTLLEDGKRLQDKQNVPQIHFNLYQADGNSEFKKSKPGKPYAYLCVRSFDEQIPSLRTIKSMAYQSGDIPVVFALVDCGEIAFYTFKDLQLPVDVYP
- the TSEN54 gene encoding tRNA-splicing endonuclease subunit Sen54 isoform X2, whose product is MLSPAELFEVRSREQSLPQRSHGQKDFLPDGSQIQNEKLQICRAEQWELLGEERVERLGSLGRGVWKPEEELVELTIPAGTIQLFYRERPLSVQEAYERLLSRGPVSLLHYQVYSHLKRLGYIVTRFDPSSIQLPYERQINLEIPSVSNRKRKRSSRTGLGTQDELETSGSNSREENRSSKPRISHCPGKVDSFTPEPIAFFPTIVKNMNIDDEARNNNSRLESNETAHDLEESAIVKSKEKYRWDFSKFCFPNCAHDQPYVQLPDPEPAFLPENVVGRQVNISPWLGKLNLRAEKFSRKEQDQLDWERKYKIGINADPKIRKCRNWSEYKKLLQERECQSCRERPAHLWSSTVRPLLTPGQVTSTASVLEQVTIISQSTLLEDGKRLQDKQNVPQIHFNLYQADGNSEFKKSKPGKPYAYLCVRSFDEQIPSLRTIKSMAYQSGDIPVVFALVDCGEIAFYTFKDLQLPVDVYP